The following coding sequences lie in one Halogeometricum rufum genomic window:
- a CDS encoding PIN domain-containing protein: MKILIDTNIFIHREDDDIVPEPLRELEQSLKKKGHTILIHPFSADELRKDSNEERRKRNESRIETYLELSYPPTPSGNDSEFRQRVKKATGNDRVDNMLLYAVFADAVEFLITEDRGIHKKAMDLGIEDRVFTIAEGRDHFQSERPPIRGPAAIQRTTFGELDLSDPIFDSLKKEYDEFVKWANSKSDRPAWVNYTDGGQLGAVLILKPKEIEEIGVDPPLGREKRLKISTLKVGEVQWGSKLGELLISIAIREAIGYEIDQVYLTHYVDHEEDYLVRLIERYGFEHESNRDDGEEIFLKRLTPPPDTTIDPSEIARRYYPSFYDGEEVEKFLIPIQPRYHNKLFTGYSKRQPGLGEFMGEFNSEGNAIHKAYLSHSRITKLSSGDILLFYRSKDHKEITSLGVCEEVLSRTTDSDKIQKFVGKRSVFSEQEIEEMAEKPTTVIRFSWHFDLENPLSLETLIDDDVLSWAPQAIHSIGEEEYKYIKTEGGIDERFALY, encoded by the coding sequence ATGAAAATTCTCATTGACACAAACATCTTCATTCACCGAGAGGATGACGACATCGTTCCAGAACCCCTCCGCGAACTGGAACAGTCGTTGAAAAAGAAGGGACACACCATTTTGATACACCCTTTCTCGGCCGACGAACTCAGGAAAGACAGCAACGAGGAACGGCGGAAACGAAACGAATCCCGAATCGAGACGTATCTTGAGCTTTCCTACCCACCTACGCCCAGCGGTAACGACTCCGAATTCAGACAGCGTGTTAAAAAGGCGACGGGCAACGACAGAGTGGACAACATGCTACTCTACGCAGTTTTCGCTGACGCTGTAGAGTTCCTGATCACCGAGGATCGAGGCATCCATAAGAAGGCGATGGATCTCGGTATCGAAGACCGGGTTTTCACCATTGCAGAAGGACGTGATCACTTCCAATCTGAGCGGCCACCAATTCGCGGGCCTGCAGCAATCCAGCGGACTACTTTCGGAGAATTGGACCTTTCGGATCCCATCTTCGACTCGCTCAAGAAAGAGTACGACGAGTTCGTTAAGTGGGCGAATTCAAAGTCGGACCGCCCAGCTTGGGTCAACTATACCGATGGAGGACAGCTTGGTGCAGTCCTTATCCTTAAGCCGAAGGAGATTGAGGAGATCGGCGTAGATCCACCGCTTGGGCGTGAGAAACGGCTGAAGATCTCCACTCTCAAAGTCGGAGAGGTGCAGTGGGGCTCGAAACTTGGCGAGCTTCTCATCTCCATCGCCATCCGGGAAGCGATCGGGTATGAAATCGATCAGGTCTATCTCACGCACTACGTCGACCACGAGGAAGACTACTTGGTGAGACTCATCGAGAGATATGGGTTTGAGCATGAATCGAATCGAGATGACGGAGAAGAAATCTTTCTCAAGCGGCTTACGCCTCCACCAGACACGACCATCGACCCATCAGAGATTGCTCGGCGTTACTACCCGTCGTTCTATGATGGTGAGGAGGTTGAGAAGTTCCTCATTCCGATTCAGCCTCGGTACCATAACAAGCTCTTCACTGGCTACTCAAAGCGACAGCCGGGACTCGGCGAGTTCATGGGGGAATTCAACTCTGAGGGGAATGCTATCCATAAGGCGTATCTCTCCCATTCGCGCATTACAAAATTGTCTTCAGGTGATATCCTACTGTTCTACCGCTCGAAGGATCACAAGGAGATTACGTCGTTGGGCGTCTGTGAGGAAGTTCTTTCCCGTACTACCGATTCGGACAAAATTCAGAAGTTTGTCGGCAAACGGTCTGTGTTCTCTGAGCAGGAGATCGAGGAGATGGCAGAGAAGCCGACAACCGTGATTCGATTCTCGTGGCACTTCGACTTAGAGAATCCCCTCTCGCTTGAGACTTTAATAGATGATGACGTACTATCGTGGGCCCCACAAGCAATCCACTCAATCGGTGAAGAAGAGTATAAGTATATAAAGACAGAAGGAGGCATTGATGAACGCTTTGCTCTCTATTAA
- a CDS encoding winged helix-turn-helix domain-containing protein: MATNDTRRASGSIPEDPEDLLPEESVLSLDEYLAMHAAVGHRTRYEILYRLVHSGDMSPKELEEAMEVDDSTLHYHLNKLVDVGLVEKRQRTDRGQDGLYTYYRATVFGEVTLTEGVDELIRGEQEFEAMYDSSDEE; the protein is encoded by the coding sequence ATGGCGACGAACGATACTCGGAGGGCCAGCGGTAGCATCCCGGAAGACCCGGAGGATCTGCTGCCAGAGGAGAGCGTTCTCAGCCTTGACGAGTACCTCGCGATGCACGCTGCCGTAGGACACCGGACGAGATACGAGATCCTGTACCGACTCGTCCACAGCGGAGATATGAGCCCCAAAGAACTGGAAGAGGCGATGGAGGTCGACGACAGCACCCTGCATTACCACCTCAACAAGCTCGTCGACGTCGGCCTCGTCGAGAAGCGCCAGCGGACCGATCGAGGGCAAGACGGACTGTACACGTACTACCGGGCGACGGTCTTCGGAGAGGTGACGCTCACCGAGGGCGTCGACGAGTTGATCCGCGGTGAACAGGAGTTCGAAGCGATGTACGACAGTTCCGATGAAGAGTAG
- a CDS encoding DUF5797 family protein has translation MVERILDIVAVQPTSNSELSDRWGMSYGKEVHRYLTSNLEEYYYRGPDVKIRATEAAEKIRREWDVVRSSHIEFLTCLRGNRARTGSSGLQRVN, from the coding sequence ATGGTAGAGCGAATCCTCGATATCGTCGCTGTCCAACCGACCAGTAATTCCGAACTAAGCGATCGATGGGGGATGTCTTATGGGAAAGAAGTTCATCGATATCTCACCTCAAACCTCGAGGAGTACTACTATCGCGGCCCTGATGTGAAAATCCGCGCAACTGAAGCCGCCGAAAAAATTCGTAGAGAGTGGGACGTAGTTCGAAGTTCCCATATTGAATTTCTCACGTGTCTCCGGGGCAACCGAGCTCGTACTGGTTCGTCCGGGCTTCAGCGGGTAAATTGA
- a CDS encoding tyrosine-type recombinase/integrase — protein MVRAFLTEVELLEPEPSDAWAHKERMMDQGYSNSHINNTMKAVEYYFDYLGRGDELATSERRNLPRKRTEPNPLTADEVREILGTAKTYRDTAIFRVLVSSGIRKSELANLDIEDVNLERRRLTIHEGKGNKDRTAVISSECADAISAYLLRREDAETDALFLSRYGNRLTPNGVYQLVKRTVARTDIERNVKVHTFRATFAQRLKENGADIYRIKELLGHDDIRSTMVYLRMEPDELGREHDKYYVDY, from the coding sequence ATGGTTCGGGCCTTCCTGACGGAAGTCGAGTTGCTCGAGCCGGAGCCCTCTGACGCGTGGGCACACAAAGAGCGGATGATGGACCAGGGCTACTCGAACAGCCACATCAATAACACGATGAAAGCGGTCGAGTACTACTTCGACTACCTGGGGCGAGGCGACGAACTCGCCACGTCCGAACGCCGTAATCTCCCCCGCAAGCGAACGGAACCGAATCCGCTGACCGCAGACGAGGTACGCGAAATTCTCGGCACCGCGAAGACGTACCGGGATACGGCTATCTTCCGCGTGTTGGTCTCGTCTGGAATCCGGAAGTCGGAACTCGCGAACCTCGACATCGAAGACGTGAATCTCGAACGGCGACGGCTGACGATTCACGAGGGCAAGGGGAACAAAGACCGGACGGCGGTCATCTCCTCAGAGTGCGCCGACGCGATCAGCGCGTATCTCCTCCGCCGCGAAGACGCCGAGACCGACGCTCTGTTCCTGTCGCGCTACGGGAACCGATTGACGCCGAACGGCGTGTATCAACTGGTCAAACGGACGGTCGCCAGAACCGATATCGAACGGAACGTGAAGGTGCACACTTTCCGCGCGACGTTCGCTCAGCGTCTCAAGGAGAACGGAGCGGACATCTACCGAATCAAGGAACTCCTCGGCCACGATGACATCCGCTCGACGATGGTCTACCTGCGAATGGAGCCCGACGAGCTGGGACGCGAGCACGACAAGTACTACGTTGATTACTGA
- a CDS encoding DUF262 domain-containing protein encodes MASAPSPESNTVAQVLPRLNDSLFIPCLQRDYCWSQRQVEMLWDSLLRGLPLGSLLIWDSTVETRQDPAYKFIRHYVDERGYSHEEEVHRYSERLPDFPESYSLILDGQQRLTSFYIGLHGSYTTRVHGAWKKNASSYNRRHLYLNLLSGEKNDDHDRGLVYEFDFRKSGGLNTAGDKYWLSVSDLLDAEDELTQRAFLSKDKFVESVRSELPPTISKADALDTVEDLWRGVNEREAVLYETTVTKDKTARELFIRRNKGGIELSGVDILLALLTGYWDTVSDEGGPKDAKNEIEQFTERLSGHDRLSDEGFSFGKRFTLRTLLLLADETPSFRRDGRYDGELLKNSEEIFRDDEFEQAVEDAFEVAADLGFHNAALSSKNVVAPVVQFLYENDYDTSEGNENIHYWLATAVLNSIYGDIGSQRVLETAREHVRESDGKEFPAAEILEDLSGRGTTTHLDKDVLDGLLEEVDYQSGSRLNVLLTHLYRGDRRAGYAGYEVDHIFPRRKLAKAEYLQDRGVSPELVEWYKDNRDHIGNLQLLTGPENKSKSDRDFTDWIARIENGKVEGVQDIDNYFSTHQVSPDRDLHKYPQFKQFVMGEGNRRQRITERLRETLPLRQLPE; translated from the coding sequence GTGGCTAGCGCTCCCAGCCCAGAATCAAACACTGTCGCTCAGGTACTCCCCCGACTGAATGATTCCCTATTCATCCCCTGCCTCCAGCGCGATTACTGTTGGAGTCAAAGGCAGGTTGAGATGCTTTGGGACTCGTTACTTCGCGGTCTCCCGCTTGGATCACTTCTCATATGGGACAGCACAGTCGAAACCCGACAGGACCCGGCATACAAATTCATCAGGCATTACGTCGATGAGCGAGGCTACTCGCATGAGGAGGAGGTCCACCGTTACAGTGAGCGCCTCCCTGACTTTCCGGAATCATACTCGCTCATTCTTGATGGCCAACAACGACTGACTTCGTTCTACATTGGCCTCCACGGGAGCTATACAACACGGGTGCATGGGGCATGGAAGAAGAACGCGAGTTCGTACAACCGGCGTCATCTGTATCTCAACCTCCTCTCTGGAGAGAAGAACGATGACCACGACCGTGGTCTCGTGTACGAATTCGACTTCAGAAAGAGCGGCGGGCTGAACACTGCAGGCGACAAGTACTGGCTCTCCGTGAGTGACCTCTTAGACGCGGAGGATGAGCTCACTCAGAGGGCATTCCTCAGTAAGGACAAGTTCGTGGAGAGTGTACGTTCCGAGCTACCGCCAACCATCAGCAAGGCAGATGCATTGGATACTGTAGAGGACCTCTGGCGTGGTGTAAACGAGCGAGAGGCCGTCCTCTACGAAACAACAGTGACCAAAGACAAAACGGCACGAGAGCTATTCATTCGTCGCAACAAAGGTGGAATAGAGCTTTCAGGCGTCGATATTTTGCTTGCATTGCTTACTGGCTATTGGGATACGGTTAGTGACGAAGGTGGGCCGAAGGATGCGAAGAACGAGATAGAGCAGTTTACTGAGCGACTCTCTGGTCACGATCGTCTCTCTGACGAAGGATTCTCATTTGGCAAGCGGTTCACCCTCAGGACTCTGCTGTTACTAGCTGACGAGACGCCCTCATTCAGGAGAGATGGCCGTTACGACGGAGAGTTGTTGAAGAATTCTGAGGAGATCTTCCGTGACGATGAGTTCGAACAAGCAGTCGAGGATGCGTTTGAGGTCGCTGCTGACCTCGGGTTCCACAACGCCGCCCTCTCCAGCAAGAACGTCGTTGCACCAGTGGTCCAATTCCTCTACGAGAACGACTACGACACGTCTGAGGGAAACGAAAACATCCACTACTGGTTGGCCACAGCAGTCCTGAACAGCATCTACGGCGATATTGGGTCGCAACGAGTGCTGGAGACGGCTCGGGAACATGTACGAGAGTCGGATGGGAAAGAATTCCCCGCGGCAGAGATTCTGGAGGACCTGAGTGGCCGAGGAACGACGACACACCTTGACAAAGATGTCCTTGATGGGCTGCTCGAAGAGGTAGACTACCAATCCGGCTCGCGGCTGAACGTGCTACTGACACACCTCTACCGAGGCGACCGACGAGCAGGTTACGCAGGATATGAGGTCGATCATATATTCCCCCGAAGAAAGCTTGCCAAGGCCGAGTACCTCCAAGACCGAGGCGTCTCCCCGGAGCTCGTTGAATGGTACAAGGACAACCGCGACCATATCGGCAACCTCCAGCTTCTCACTGGACCGGAGAATAAGTCAAAAAGCGACCGTGACTTTACCGACTGGATAGCCCGGATTGAGAATGGAAAGGTCGAAGGTGTCCAAGATATTGATAATTACTTCAGTACACATCAAGTTTCGCCTGACAGGGACCTGCACAAGTATCCGCAGTTCAAGCAGTTTGTGATGGGTGAAGGAAATCGGCGACAAAGGATAACCGAGCGGCTACGGGAGACTCTTCCCCTGAGGCAGCTACCAGAGTAG
- a CDS encoding restriction endonuclease, which yields MTGIVILPAGRDDAFEDYRQFIRSGHPIDDIEYYLDKDDIELFRTTSDDDLVHVWGTSVDRTWQNVERNDIALVYHDGGFVARGQVLQLRHDPDLAEYLWKESVDHGRWDDQSPWEYMTFLTDIEEVDVDIEEFNELVGYDETYRPQGFTRVADKRLDQLTEEESVETAIADLTDAGERVHPVDDEDDEPTPALTDQLQAASTNGDAHEEFEKLVAKAFSRLGCTADWIEGGGDTDVEIRSPKHVVVEVKARSNGRVNSLEVTNVDKHRRQRGADHAIVVAPGFAPKVIDNAETTDLTTIAVDDLVELLDRRDQYAVPPEETIALLTRAGAFQDDRLDLLDESIQDRIDAGETLLSIIRALERADGPVKTAEDVRWIVVGMEDSDDIPATGEIRSALQLLTHSSVGVVEQDEKGYRVTTDYENGVQLIRSLGNIVQPSRDE from the coding sequence ATGACTGGAATCGTAATCCTCCCCGCTGGCCGCGATGACGCGTTCGAGGACTACAGACAATTCATCCGAAGCGGACACCCGATTGACGACATCGAGTACTACCTCGATAAAGACGACATCGAACTATTTCGGACGACCTCAGACGACGATCTCGTCCACGTCTGGGGGACCTCAGTAGACAGGACGTGGCAAAACGTCGAGCGCAACGACATCGCACTCGTCTACCACGATGGCGGGTTCGTTGCCAGGGGACAAGTCCTCCAACTGCGACATGACCCCGACCTCGCGGAGTACCTCTGGAAGGAGAGCGTCGACCACGGCCGGTGGGATGACCAGAGTCCTTGGGAATACATGACCTTCCTCACCGATATTGAGGAGGTCGACGTCGACATCGAGGAGTTCAACGAGCTCGTCGGCTACGACGAGACCTACCGCCCCCAGGGGTTCACCCGCGTCGCCGACAAACGTCTCGACCAACTTACCGAGGAGGAGTCAGTCGAGACTGCCATTGCCGACCTGACTGATGCCGGCGAGCGTGTCCACCCTGTCGACGACGAGGACGATGAACCAACTCCTGCCCTCACCGACCAACTCCAGGCGGCCAGCACGAATGGTGACGCCCACGAGGAGTTCGAGAAGCTCGTTGCAAAGGCCTTCTCCCGGCTGGGGTGTACCGCCGACTGGATCGAGGGCGGCGGTGACACCGACGTGGAGATCCGCTCTCCGAAACACGTCGTTGTCGAAGTGAAGGCCCGGAGCAACGGGCGAGTCAATTCTCTCGAGGTCACCAACGTAGACAAGCACCGACGACAGCGTGGGGCCGACCACGCCATCGTGGTCGCCCCGGGATTTGCTCCGAAAGTCATTGATAACGCCGAGACAACGGACCTGACCACCATCGCCGTCGACGATCTCGTCGAACTCCTTGACCGTCGAGACCAATATGCTGTCCCACCCGAAGAGACCATAGCCCTCCTGACACGCGCTGGAGCCTTCCAGGATGACAGGCTTGACCTCCTCGATGAGTCCATACAGGACCGCATCGACGCCGGGGAGACTCTCCTCTCGATCATCCGAGCCCTTGAACGGGCTGACGGACCCGTGAAAACGGCCGAGGATGTCCGGTGGATCGTCGTCGGAATGGAAGACTCAGACGACATCCCAGCCACGGGGGAGATCCGGTCTGCCCTCCAACTCCTGACCCACTCTAGCGTGGGAGTCGTTGAACAGGACGAGAAAGGGTATCGGGTCACCACCGACTACGAGAACGGGGTACAGCTGATACGATCCCTCGGGAACATCGTACAACCATCAAGAGACGAATAA
- a CDS encoding EVE domain-containing protein, with protein MSGDLFRITVDETNYSRVLGTSPDESLLTDAHLQELRGSRLWAQKNTEKGQEVYDAMEPGDGLLFYKVKRGIAPDEGMYVGTGRVGEKVRLDEEQARILFRTTVATLAYTVTEFNQIRKSIEEVESALGYVSYPQSSHRVTNNRYTTVDRALKMLSH; from the coding sequence ATGAGTGGAGACCTATTTCGAATCACCGTTGACGAAACGAACTACAGTCGTGTACTCGGAACTTCTCCGGATGAATCGCTGCTGACAGACGCTCACCTTCAGGAGCTTCGAGGGTCCCGACTGTGGGCTCAAAAAAACACCGAGAAAGGCCAAGAAGTCTATGATGCGATGGAACCCGGAGACGGTCTTCTCTTCTACAAAGTCAAACGTGGGATTGCCCCCGACGAAGGCATGTATGTTGGAACTGGCAGAGTCGGTGAGAAAGTTCGGTTAGACGAGGAGCAGGCGAGGATACTTTTTAGAACAACAGTAGCAACGCTCGCATACACTGTGACTGAGTTCAATCAAATCAGAAAATCAATTGAAGAAGTAGAATCCGCGCTTGGTTATGTGTCTTACCCACAAAGTAGCCATCGAGTCACCAACAATCGATACACCACCGTCGACAGAGCACTAAAAATGCTATCCCATTGA